The Epinephelus lanceolatus isolate andai-2023 chromosome 21, ASM4190304v1, whole genome shotgun sequence genome has a segment encoding these proteins:
- the LOC117247256 gene encoding G-protein coupled receptor 26-like gives MDTAEVILSVLVVVIIIVSLLSNILVLICFLYNPEIRKQVPGLFNLNLTFCNLLLTVANMPLTLVGLVSKAQPGGDGFCQIVGFLETFLSTNSMLSMAALSIDRWIAVVFPLRYHSKMRHKDAAFVLGYTWAHSMSFSTVATCLSWVGYHRLYASCTLSNPRASSRTQFVIFTVFFHSFTFLLSFIVLCVTYLKVLKVARFHCKRIDVITMQTLVLLVDIHPSVRQRCLEEQKRRRQRATRKISTFIGTFMLCFAPYVITRIVELFPAVPINPHWGIVSKCLAYSKAACDPFVYSLLRHQYKKTCADIINRLLKRSSLNASGRGHENQVHSIPAAE, from the exons ATGGACACTGCGGAGGTGATTCTCTCCGTGTTGGTGGTTGTGATTATCATAGTGTCGTTGCTGTCCAACATCCTGGTGCTGATCTGCTTTCTGTACAACCCGGAGATCCGCAAGCAGGTGCCCGGTCTGTTCAATCTCAACCTCACCTTCTGCAACTTGTTGCTGACCGTGGCCAACATGCCACTCACTTTGGTGGGACTTGTCAGCAAGGCTCAGCCGGGAGGGGACGGCTTCTGCCAGATCGTGGGCTTCCTGGAAACCTTCCTGTCCACCAACTCGATGCTGAGCATGGCAGCGCTGAGCATCGACAGGTGGATCGCGGTGGTGTTCCCACTGAGGTACCACTCCAAAATGCGCCACAAGGACGCGGCGTTTGTGCTCGGGTACACGTGGGCGCACTCCATGTCCTTCTCCACGGTGGCCACCTGCCTCTCCTGGGTGGGATACCACCGGCTTTACGCGTCCTGCACCCTGTCCAACCCGAGGGCGAGCAGTCGGACCCAGTTTGTTATCTTCACCGTCTTTTTCCACTCCTTCACCTTTCTCCTGTCTTTTATAGTGCTGTGTGTCACATACCTCAAAGTGCTTAAAGTGGCGAGGTTTCACTGTAAGAGGATCGACGTTATCACAATGCAAACTTTAGTGCTGCTGGTGGATATACACCCCAG TGTTCGCCAGCGTTGCCTGGAGGAGCAGAAGAGGAGACGGCAGAGAGCCACGAGGAAGATCAGCACCTTCATCGGCACCTTCATGCTCTGCTTCGCTCCCTATGTGATCACAAG GATCGTGGAGTTATTTCCAGCGGTGCCTATCAACCCCCACTGGGGAATCGTCTCCAAGTGCTTAGCTTACAGCAAGGCAGCCTGCGACCCCTTCGTGTACTCCCTGCTCCGACACCAGTACAAGAAGACGTGCGCTGACATCATCAACAGGCTGCTGAAGCGTAGCTCCTTGAACGCATCCGGGCGCGGGCACGAGAACCAAGTCCACAGCATACCCGCCGCAGAGTGA